One genomic window of Verrucomicrobiota bacterium includes the following:
- a CDS encoding riboflavin synthase: MFTGIVEETGTILSFERDDAASCVLKLSASKVLEDIVLGDSIAVNGCCLSATFFDKNSGEIHFDVLEETKRLTSFANLDGGSLVNLERSLSFNGKVGGHFVTGHIDATGQIELFEQRGNDYFLRVSIPEEQSKYVIMKGSIALDGISLTVAEVTNRSLAVWLIPMTMALTNLSQKKIGDLMNLEFDMLGKYVESLTLGKSNADTN; the protein is encoded by the coding sequence ATGTTTACAGGAATCGTAGAGGAGACCGGTACTATCCTTAGCTTTGAGCGAGATGATGCGGCGTCCTGTGTCTTGAAGCTTTCTGCCAGCAAAGTGTTGGAAGATATTGTACTAGGCGACAGTATTGCGGTGAACGGTTGTTGTTTGTCTGCCACTTTTTTTGATAAGAACTCAGGGGAAATTCACTTTGACGTTCTTGAGGAAACCAAGCGCTTAACTTCATTTGCCAATCTCGACGGAGGTAGTCTTGTGAACCTCGAACGGAGTTTATCGTTCAACGGAAAAGTGGGAGGACACTTTGTAACGGGACACATTGATGCCACGGGTCAAATTGAATTGTTCGAGCAACGAGGTAATGATTATTTCCTGCGTGTTTCGATCCCAGAAGAACAATCAAAATATGTGATTATGAAGGGCTCAATTGCTCTGGATGGAATTTCCTTAACTGTTGCCGAAGTAACAAATCGCAGCTTGGCTGTTTGGTTGATTCCTATGACTATGGCATTAACCAACCTAAGCCAAAAGAAGATCGGTGATTTAATGAACCTTGAATTTGATATGCTTGGGAAATATGTAGAATCCTTAACCCTGGGTAAAAGCAATGCGGACACAAATTGA
- a CDS encoding uracil-DNA glycosylase, whose protein sequence is MRTQIELVIDELKRLKQEGVEGIYIGDSTLSDLREKVSAVHSAASPESIDSAVEDPAQPYVSKKSNQKGESLQDLVKGRPIQKAVEKAKTQVALNQHGKPIPAIPVAAPEINLPEGDKQMRWDALREIVLNDPICKEHLNPGSQVVFGVGNIDAEIFFCGEAPGGDEEKQGEPFVGRAGELLSKIITAMGLSRETVYIGNIMNWRPEMPTPVGNRPPTPEEMAYCLPYLKAQIEVVQPKVIVALGMTAVNGLLGPDPKRRMGEIRGQFFDFDNTSMLVTYHPSYLLRYATMKTKRLVWEDMLLVMERIGMSVSEKQKGFFQ, encoded by the coding sequence ATGCGGACACAAATTGAATTAGTCATCGATGAGTTGAAGCGCCTCAAGCAGGAGGGCGTTGAGGGGATCTACATTGGTGATTCTACTTTGTCTGATTTGCGGGAAAAGGTGAGTGCCGTCCATTCCGCGGCGTCACCTGAATCGATTGATTCAGCCGTTGAAGATCCTGCTCAACCCTACGTATCGAAAAAGTCGAATCAGAAGGGAGAATCTTTGCAGGATCTTGTAAAAGGAAGACCGATCCAGAAGGCTGTCGAAAAAGCAAAAACTCAAGTGGCTCTCAATCAACATGGGAAACCAATACCCGCTATTCCTGTGGCCGCGCCCGAAATCAATTTACCCGAAGGGGATAAGCAAATGCGTTGGGATGCATTGAGGGAAATTGTTCTAAATGACCCTATTTGTAAGGAGCATCTGAATCCAGGTTCTCAGGTTGTTTTTGGTGTGGGCAATATAGATGCCGAAATCTTTTTCTGCGGTGAAGCGCCCGGTGGTGATGAGGAAAAGCAAGGCGAACCTTTTGTTGGAAGAGCAGGGGAGTTGCTATCCAAAATTATCACGGCGATGGGTTTGAGTCGTGAAACGGTTTATATTGGCAATATTATGAATTGGCGGCCTGAGATGCCGACGCCGGTAGGAAATCGTCCGCCTACGCCTGAAGAAATGGCTTACTGTCTTCCTTACCTTAAAGCGCAGATCGAGGTGGTTCAGCCCAAGGTGATTGTTGCCCTTGGAATGACTGCAGTGAACGGTTTATTGGGCCCGGATCCTAAGCGCAGGATGGGTGAAATTCGCGGTCAGTTTTTTGATTTTGATAATACCTCAATGTTGGTGACCTATCATCCCTCTTACCTTCTTCGTTATGCGACTATGAAAACCAAACGTTTGGTTTGGGAGGACATGCTTTTGGTGATGGAACGGATTGGGATGTCGGTTTCGGAAAAACAAAAAGGGTTTTTCCAATAA
- a CDS encoding 3-deoxy-D-manno-octulosonic acid kinase encodes MAGSIDMVFIHPDFSDLPESLKQVIFEPQLLSEAGLLTKELRGRGATYFFKLREDAYVLRHYWRGGCARHLSKDKYVWMGLTRTRSYCEWRLLEELESLKLPAPRRVALRILRSGLFYRSDIVTKEIRESLSLSATLKVEDLERSVWMRIGRTIRLFHDHNVFHKDLNASNILLTLKYCYLIDFDRAGIQVGNGWKSGTLNRLKRSLEKFATNETTFHYDPGKWMSLMDGYQQMGEG; translated from the coding sequence ATGGCTGGTTCAATTGACATGGTATTTATACACCCTGACTTTTCAGATTTGCCCGAGTCGTTGAAGCAGGTGATATTTGAACCGCAATTATTAAGCGAGGCGGGTCTTTTAACCAAAGAACTTCGCGGTCGTGGAGCTACCTATTTTTTTAAGCTTCGCGAGGATGCATATGTACTACGTCATTATTGGCGAGGCGGTTGTGCGCGTCATCTTTCCAAAGACAAATATGTTTGGATGGGATTGACGAGAACACGTTCCTACTGCGAGTGGAGGCTGCTCGAGGAACTCGAGTCACTTAAGTTGCCCGCCCCACGAAGGGTTGCTTTGAGAATCCTTCGCAGCGGTTTGTTTTACCGGTCTGATATTGTTACAAAAGAAATAAGGGAAAGCCTGTCTCTTTCTGCTACCCTAAAAGTGGAAGACCTTGAAAGATCAGTGTGGATGAGGATTGGAAGAACGATTCGCCTGTTTCACGATCATAACGTTTTTCACAAGGATCTGAACGCAAGTAATATTTTACTGACCTTGAAATACTGCTACCTTATCGATTTTGATCGAGCTGGAATCCAGGTAGGCAACGGATGGAAGTCGGGTACCCTCAATCGTCTGAAACGGTCACTTGAAAAATTCGCTACAAACGAAACCACTTTCCATTACGATCCTGGAAAATGGATGTCCTTAATGGACGGATACCAACAGATGGGTGAAGGCTAA
- a CDS encoding ABC transporter permease, which translates to MKFFKLLAIAQGSLMKNRTRSILTMLGIIIGVGAVIVMRAIGDGAQQNIEDRINSLGTNLLMIRSESNSMGGIRRGAGSSRTLFVTDVEKIREQSSLVMAVSGIVQSSGQVIGGGTNWFTNVQGVDPEFLTIKSWEVEDGTMFTERDIRAKTKVAVLGASVVENMYGGVSPVGQTIRVQKTPFKIIGVLKAKGQSSGGQDQDDTILVPLTTAAFRLRGDSQYVSMIYASATDVSTMEAAQIEITDTLRQAHKLIDGQEDDFTVRSQSELTEAFTSTTQTMTTFLTIVAAVSLIVGGVGIMNIMLVSVTERTREIGIRVAVGARSTDVLIQFLIEAVVLSVMGGAIGIAIAYGVCEVVQEKFNMTTIIKTWIVAVSLGVSAAIGVIFGLYPAFMASRLDPIDALRHE; encoded by the coding sequence ATGAAATTTTTTAAACTACTTGCCATAGCTCAAGGGAGCTTAATGAAAAACCGTACCCGAAGCATCCTGACCATGTTAGGTATCATCATCGGGGTCGGCGCAGTTATCGTCATGCGAGCTATTGGCGATGGTGCTCAACAGAATATCGAAGACCGTATCAATTCGCTGGGCACCAATCTGCTGATGATACGTTCCGAATCGAATTCGATGGGAGGTATTCGCAGAGGTGCCGGTAGTTCGCGTACTTTGTTTGTTACGGACGTCGAAAAAATCAGAGAACAGAGCAGCTTGGTAATGGCCGTTTCCGGGATCGTCCAGTCAAGCGGTCAGGTCATCGGGGGTGGAACCAATTGGTTTACCAATGTACAGGGGGTAGACCCCGAATTTCTGACCATTAAGAGCTGGGAGGTTGAAGATGGAACCATGTTCACCGAAAGGGACATTAGGGCAAAGACCAAGGTTGCCGTGTTGGGTGCCTCCGTGGTCGAAAACATGTACGGTGGGGTGAGTCCGGTAGGACAAACCATCCGCGTTCAAAAAACACCTTTTAAAATAATCGGCGTCTTAAAGGCAAAGGGTCAAAGTTCAGGCGGCCAGGATCAGGACGACACTATCCTCGTTCCCTTAACCACAGCGGCTTTTCGTCTCCGGGGAGATTCCCAATATGTCAGTATGATTTACGCCAGCGCCACGGATGTCAGCACGATGGAGGCGGCACAGATAGAAATTACAGATACCCTGCGGCAGGCTCATAAACTGATCGATGGACAGGAGGATGACTTTACCGTCCGCAGTCAGTCTGAGTTGACCGAGGCATTCACATCCACAACTCAAACCATGACCACATTCCTGACAATCGTAGCAGCGGTCTCACTGATCGTGGGAGGTGTTGGAATCATGAATATCATGTTGGTTTCTGTTACAGAACGTACCCGTGAGATTGGCATCCGCGTAGCCGTCGGTGCACGAAGCACGGACGTATTAATTCAATTCCTGATCGAGGCAGTGGTTTTGAGCGTCATGGGTGGTGCCATCGGCATCGCCATCGCCTACGGCGTCTGTGAAGTGGTCCAGGAAAAATTCAATATGACCACCATCATCAAGACCTGGATTGTTGCTGTTTCGCTGGGTGTGTCAGCCGCGATTGGGGTAATTTTCGGACTCTACCCAGCCTTCATGGCTTCACGTCTGGATCCGATCGACGCGTTGCGACACGAGTAA
- a CDS encoding ABC transporter ATP-binding protein has translation MEEVIKTIDLKKTYELAEPVHALRGVNLTISPGEFVSIMGASGSGKSTFMNIIGCLDKPTEGSYLLDGIPVNKLSRNQLADIRNQKIGFVFQGFNLLSRTTALENTGLPLVYQRSKSKINPKTKAAQCLERVGLGNRMDHQTQQLSGGQQQRVAVARALVNDPALILADEPTGNLDSRTSLDLMGLFQELNDQGITIIVVTHEPDIARFTKRVVEMRDGLVVQDTQVKDRGNAKKELAEFSGVIGI, from the coding sequence ATGGAAGAAGTCATTAAAACAATCGATTTAAAGAAAACCTATGAGCTGGCAGAGCCGGTTCATGCGCTCCGTGGCGTAAATCTGACCATCAGCCCTGGAGAATTTGTCAGTATCATGGGAGCGTCCGGCTCCGGAAAGTCCACCTTCATGAATATTATCGGTTGTTTGGACAAACCGACTGAGGGCTCTTACCTGCTGGATGGAATACCCGTGAATAAGCTCTCCCGTAATCAACTGGCCGATATCAGAAACCAAAAAATCGGGTTTGTATTTCAGGGATTCAATTTACTATCCCGGACTACCGCCTTGGAAAACACTGGCCTACCTCTGGTGTACCAGCGCTCTAAATCCAAAATAAATCCGAAAACAAAGGCCGCTCAGTGCCTGGAGCGGGTGGGACTCGGCAACCGCATGGATCACCAGACGCAGCAGTTGTCAGGTGGCCAACAGCAACGCGTTGCCGTGGCCCGTGCACTTGTCAATGACCCCGCCTTGATTCTGGCGGATGAACCTACCGGGAATCTGGACTCACGCACCTCCCTCGACCTGATGGGACTTTTTCAAGAGCTTAATGATCAGGGTATCACGATCATCGTGGTTACTCACGAACCTGATATTGCCCGCTTTACCAAACGAGTGGTAGAAATGCGCGATGGCCTCGTTGTCCAGGATACACAAGTCAAGGATCGAGGAAACGCTAAAAAAGAACTAGCCGAATTTTCCGGCGTAATTGGAATATAG
- a CDS encoding efflux RND transporter periplasmic adaptor subunit yields the protein MKKAIIIIILLAGLGYGGYRYYIQKGDKTAVGPQYTYGKIEKKNILNMITATGTLVARELVEVGTQVSGTIEEVYADFNDTVKKGQLIALIDPSVLDAQVKSAEADLMRQKAMLRRAQTEYDRFFPVYEKGFLSGNDFLNYDIGRETAEANVLSAEASLERIKRSREFTEIRAPISGVVIDRNVEKGQTVAASLNTPRLFIIAEDLALMEILANIDESDIGQIKEGQDVRFTVASYPERKFTGNVTEIRLQPSVIQNVVNYTVVVETENEGNVLLPGMTATLDFVVEEVEDVLSVPSAALSLKASDEMVAAQTKIREEALARREAGGDATAGGETRQRGQGGQAGAEGGQRRQRGEGGGGFAGAGGFPGGGGFPGGGAGGPGGGGARGTRPAIGVLWYKDDAGKLAMMPVRTGVTDGITTEIMALRDEELPEGREIITKVLTPSTAPESARPVNPFGGGGDGRGRGGPGGGGGRPF from the coding sequence ATGAAAAAAGCGATCATCATCATTATCCTCCTGGCCGGCCTTGGCTACGGCGGCTACCGTTATTACATCCAAAAGGGAGATAAAACGGCGGTTGGCCCTCAATACACCTACGGCAAGATTGAGAAGAAAAACATCCTCAATATGATTACTGCCACCGGCACCTTGGTCGCCCGGGAACTGGTAGAAGTTGGGACCCAGGTATCTGGTACTATCGAAGAAGTGTATGCTGATTTTAACGACACAGTTAAAAAAGGACAACTCATAGCTCTCATTGATCCATCCGTCCTGGACGCCCAGGTCAAAAGTGCCGAAGCAGATCTCATGCGTCAAAAAGCCATGCTCAGGCGTGCGCAAACAGAATACGACAGGTTTTTTCCAGTCTATGAAAAAGGCTTCCTCTCAGGCAATGACTTCCTCAACTACGATATCGGTAGAGAAACAGCGGAAGCCAACGTGCTCAGTGCGGAAGCGTCCCTTGAACGCATAAAGCGCAGTCGGGAGTTTACCGAAATCAGAGCACCCATTAGCGGGGTCGTTATCGACCGCAATGTGGAAAAAGGCCAGACTGTCGCGGCCAGCCTTAACACACCACGGCTCTTTATTATTGCGGAAGATTTGGCTCTCATGGAAATACTCGCGAATATTGACGAGAGTGACATCGGACAAATAAAAGAAGGCCAGGATGTCAGATTTACCGTAGCCAGCTATCCTGAAAGAAAATTTACCGGAAATGTAACTGAGATCCGCCTTCAACCATCGGTGATTCAAAACGTGGTGAACTATACCGTAGTGGTTGAGACGGAAAACGAAGGAAATGTTCTACTGCCTGGAATGACAGCAACACTCGATTTTGTCGTGGAGGAAGTTGAGGACGTATTATCAGTCCCCTCCGCAGCTCTCAGTTTAAAAGCGAGCGATGAAATGGTGGCCGCTCAGACAAAAATCAGGGAAGAAGCCCTGGCCAGAAGAGAAGCTGGCGGCGATGCTACAGCTGGTGGGGAAACCCGCCAACGCGGACAAGGTGGTCAAGCTGGCGCTGAAGGCGGACAAAGGAGACAACGTGGAGAAGGCGGTGGCGGATTTGCTGGTGCCGGCGGTTTTCCTGGCGGCGGCGGTTTTCCTGGCGGCGGCGCTGGTGGCCCTGGAGGCGGCGGTGCTCGAGGAACCCGGCCAGCCATTGGAGTTCTCTGGTATAAGGATGATGCCGGTAAACTCGCCATGATGCCCGTTCGAACTGGCGTCACCGATGGCATTACAACCGAGATCATGGCATTGCGTGATGAAGAGCTACCGGAAGGTCGGGAAATAATTACCAAAGTACTGACTCCGTCAACGGCCCCTGAATCGGCACGACCGGTTAACCCCTTTGGAGGTGGTGGTGATGGACGTGGCCGAGGTGGTCCTGGTGGTGGTGGTGGTCGCCCATTCTAA